Proteins co-encoded in one Erinaceus europaeus chromosome 2, mEriEur2.1, whole genome shotgun sequence genomic window:
- the HPN gene encoding serine protease hepsin — translation MAEKEGGQKVPFCSRAKLAILTAGTLLLLTGIGAASWAIVTLLFKNDQEPLYPVQVSPRDSRLTVFDEMEGTWRLLCSSRSNARVAGLGCEEMGFLRALAHSELDVRTAGANGTSGFFCVDEGRLPHARRLLEVISVCDCPRGRFLTTICQDCGRRKLPVDRIVGGRDTSLGRWPWQVSLRYDGAHLCGGSLLSGDWVLTAAHCFPERNRILSRWRVFAGAVAQASPQGLQLGVQAVVYHGGYLPFRDPNSEENSNDIALVHLTSPLPLTEYIQPVCLPAAGQALVDGKLCTVTGWGNTQYYGQQAGVLQEARVPIISNDICNGPDFYGNQIKPKMFCAGYPEGGIDACQGDSGGPFVCEDSISRTSRWRLCGIVSWGTGCALAQKPGVYTKVGDFREWIFQAIKTHSEASGMVTQL, via the exons ATGGCGGAGAAGGAGG GTGGCCAGAAGGTGCCCTTCTGCTCCAGAGCCAAGCTGGCTATTCTCACTGCTGGGACCCTGCTGCTCCTCACAGGCATCGGGGCTGCGTCCTGGGCTATTG TGACCCTTCTATTCAAGAATGACCAGGAGCCGCTGTATCCAG TGCAGGTGAGCCCCAGGGACTCTCGCCTCACGGTGTTCGACGAGATGGAGGGGACATGGAGGTTGCTGTGCTCCTCGCGCTCCAATGCCAGGGTGGCGGGGCTCGGCTGCGAAGAGATGGGCTTCCTCAG GGCGCTGGCCCACTCGGAGCTGGACGTGCGCACGGCTGGTGCCAATGGGACATCGGGCTTCTTCTGCGTGGATGAGGGGAGGCTGCCGCACGCTCGCAGGCTGCTGGAGGTCATCTCCGTGTG cgACTGTCCCAGGGGCCGCTTCCTCACCACTATATGCCAAg ACTGTGGCCGGAGGAAGCTGCCCGTGGACCGCATTGTGGGGGGCCGGGACACCAGCCTGGGCCGCTGGCCGTGGCAGGTCAGCCTTCGCTATGATGGCGCGCACCTCTGTGGAGGGTCTCTGCTGTCTGGGGACTGGGTGCTGACAGCTGCCCACTGCTTCCCTGA GCGCAACAGGATCCTGTCTCGATGGCGGGTGTTTGCAGGTGCTGTGGCCCAGGCCTCTCCTCAGGGCCTGCAACTGGGGGTGCAGGCGGTAGTCTACCATGGGGGCTACCTCCCCTTCCGGGACCCCAACAGTGAGGAGAACAGCAACGATATTGCCCTGGTCCACCTCACCAGCCCCCTGCCTCTCACAG AATACATCCAGCCCGTGTGTCTCCCTGCTGCCGGCCAGGCCCTGGTGGACGGCAAGCTCTGCACAGTGACTGGCTGGGGCAACACGCAGTACTATG GCCAACAGGCTGGGGTGCTCCAGGAGGCCCGGGTTCCCATAATCAGCAACGACATCTGCAACGGCCCCGACTTCTACGGGAACCAAATCAAGCCCAAGATGTTCTGCGCTGGTTACCCCGAGGGGGGCATCGATGCCTGCCAG ggcgACAGCGGCGGCCCCTTCGTGTGTGAGGACAGCATCTCTCGGACCTCGCGCTGGCGGCTGTGCGGCATCGTGAGCTGGGGCACCGGCTGCGCCCTGGCCCAGAAGCCGGGTGTCTACACCAAAGTCGGTGACTTCCGGGAGTGGATCTTCCAGGCCATAAAG ACTCACTCCGAAGCCAGCGGCATGGTGACCCAGCTCTGA